In Wenyingzhuangia fucanilytica, the following are encoded in one genomic region:
- a CDS encoding SCO family protein encodes MKVIKTIWLISIMIIVGCSSKNEKKTVRKNPDVLPYFNSYDLTPQWGEGKEVKKHKIAPFSFTNQDGKKVSKQDYDGKIYVSHFFFTSCTSICKVLINNMSLLQENFEGDENVKFISHSVTPEIDSVQKLKEYADYHQINSKQWSLVTGNKDEIYKIARESYFSDDDFKESKKASTFIHSENFLLVDPTGHIRGVYNGTLNIEIDRITNHIKLLKKEFNIK; translated from the coding sequence ATGAAAGTGATAAAAACGATTTGGCTAATTTCTATAATGATTATTGTGGGATGTAGTTCTAAAAATGAGAAGAAAACAGTTCGTAAGAACCCAGATGTTTTACCTTATTTTAATTCTTATGATTTAACTCCTCAATGGGGAGAGGGAAAAGAAGTAAAAAAGCATAAAATAGCTCCTTTTAGCTTTACCAATCAAGATGGAAAAAAAGTGTCTAAACAAGACTATGATGGTAAAATATATGTATCTCATTTTTTCTTTACAAGTTGTACAAGCATTTGTAAGGTGTTAATTAATAATATGTCTCTTTTACAAGAAAATTTTGAAGGTGATGAAAACGTAAAGTTTATATCTCATTCTGTTACTCCCGAAATAGATTCTGTTCAAAAGTTAAAAGAGTATGCAGATTATCATCAAATAAATAGTAAACAATGGAGTTTGGTTACTGGAAATAAAGATGAGATTTATAAAATAGCTAGAGAATCATATTTTTCTGATGATGATTTTAAAGAATCAAAAAAAGCAAGCACATTTATTCATAGTGAAAACTTTTTGTTGGTAGATCCAACGGGGCACATCAGGGGAGTTTATAATGGAACTTTGAATATAGAAATTGATAGGATAACCAATCATATAAAGCTCTTAAAGAAAGAGTTTAACATTAAGTAA
- the proB gene encoding glutamate 5-kinase, with protein MYDQLIVVKVGTNVMKNKNNRIVRPVLQNLVSQIADLYERNIMTILVSSGSAIAGKEVLGPSIIKDPSIRRQVYSSIGQPRMMRLYYNIFHDFGINCAQVLPTKRDFQPGVHRDNMVNCYKGLLEEGVIPVANEDDTVSLTSTMFTDNDEMASLIAELVEADKLIILTDIDGVYTGNPADEGTELIEEVTSTENLDQYIQPNKKGEGEGRGGMRSKISVAQKSAKNNIPTYIVNGKTENIILDIIDDEYVGTRISNDLEK; from the coding sequence ATGTACGATCAATTAATAGTTGTAAAAGTAGGAACCAATGTAATGAAAAACAAGAACAATAGAATTGTTCGCCCTGTACTTCAAAACTTGGTCTCTCAAATTGCTGATTTATATGAGCGTAATATTATGACCATTTTAGTTTCTTCAGGATCTGCAATTGCAGGAAAAGAGGTTTTAGGACCCTCAATCATTAAAGATCCATCTATTAGAAGACAAGTTTATTCTTCTATCGGTCAACCAAGAATGATGCGTTTATATTACAATATTTTCCATGATTTTGGAATTAATTGTGCGCAAGTATTACCAACTAAAAGAGATTTTCAACCTGGAGTTCACCGTGATAATATGGTAAACTGTTATAAAGGTTTATTAGAAGAAGGAGTGATTCCTGTAGCAAATGAAGATGATACAGTTTCTTTAACTTCTACAATGTTTACAGATAATGATGAAATGGCTAGTTTAATTGCTGAGTTAGTAGAGGCAGATAAATTAATTATTTTAACAGATATTGACGGTGTTTATACAGGTAATCCTGCCGATGAAGGTACTGAGTTGATAGAAGAAGTAACTTCTACAGAAAACTTAGACCAATACATTCAACCTAACAAAAAAGGTGAAGGTGAAGGTAGAGGAGGAATGAGATCTAAAATTAGTGTTGCTCAAAAATCAGCAAAAAATAATATTCCTACTTATATTGTAAACGGAAAAACAGAAAATATCATTTTAGATATTATAGATGATGAGTATGTTGGAACAAGAATTTCTAATGATTTAGAAAAGTAA
- the murB gene encoding UDP-N-acetylmuramate dehydrogenase: MQYHTDFSLKNYNTFGIDVMAKKFISVTTVQQLKTVLQENNDVFLLGGGSNMLLTQNIDATVVHLNLNGVIVNNQTENTVEVTASAGENWHEFVLWCIDQNYGGLENLSLIPGNVGTCPIQNIGAYGFEVKDTITSLEALNKKTLKIETFTNAECEFGYRNSIFKNKAKDQYAIISVTFKLTTKNHNTNTSYGAIQEELKNISNPSLKDISNAVIAIRNSKLPNPKEIGNSGSFFKNPVIDITLFNKLKNQYPEIPSYPVSETLVKVPAGWLIEKAGFKGKRFGAAGVHSKQALVLVNYGDATGKEVYEIAKKIQRKIKTEFEIPLEIEVNVF, from the coding sequence ATGCAATACCACACAGATTTCTCTCTTAAAAACTACAATACTTTTGGCATAGATGTTATGGCTAAAAAGTTTATTTCTGTAACTACAGTTCAACAATTAAAAACTGTATTACAAGAAAACAACGATGTATTTTTATTAGGCGGAGGAAGTAATATGTTACTAACTCAGAATATTGATGCTACTGTAGTTCACTTAAATTTAAATGGAGTAATTGTAAACAATCAAACAGAAAATACTGTTGAAGTTACTGCTTCGGCTGGAGAAAACTGGCATGAATTTGTTTTGTGGTGTATTGATCAAAATTATGGAGGTTTAGAAAACCTATCTTTAATTCCAGGAAACGTAGGAACATGTCCTATTCAAAACATTGGAGCCTACGGTTTTGAAGTAAAAGATACCATTACTTCTCTTGAAGCATTAAACAAAAAAACTTTAAAAATTGAAACCTTTACTAATGCTGAATGTGAGTTTGGATACAGGAATTCAATTTTTAAAAACAAAGCAAAAGATCAATACGCTATTATTAGTGTAACTTTTAAGCTTACTACTAAAAACCACAACACAAATACCTCTTACGGAGCCATACAAGAAGAACTAAAAAACATTAGTAACCCAAGCTTAAAAGACATTAGTAACGCTGTTATTGCCATCCGAAATAGTAAACTTCCAAACCCTAAAGAAATTGGTAATAGTGGTAGCTTTTTTAAAAACCCTGTGATTGATATTACTTTGTTTAACAAACTAAAAAATCAATATCCAGAAATTCCATCATACCCAGTTTCTGAAACACTTGTAAAAGTTCCTGCTGGTTGGTTAATTGAAAAAGCTGGATTTAAAGGAAAACGTTTTGGAGCTGCTGGAGTACATAGTAAACAAGCTTTAGTGTTGGTTAATTATGGAGATGCAACCGGAAAAGAGGTTTACGAAATTGCAAAAAAAATCCAGAGAAAAATCAAAACTGAATTTGAAATTCCTCTGGAAATAGAAGTTAATGTTTTTTAG
- a CDS encoding TolC family protein, with amino-acid sequence MNTKIIILFFLSFISLQAQEVLTQQKAIELALENNFGVKMANNNVEIEKNNTDILNSDYLPTITANGGAVANLNNIDAEFSNGTSTSLTNAKSSNYNASINLNYTIFDGFGREYNYKRLKEQYNLSELEAKETIENTLIELFSVYYSVAQLKENVKSLTETLDISKKRLSRTEYQFEYGQNTKLGVLNAEVDINNDSINIINAIQQLKNAKRNLNVIIGNTLKEDFDINTDVDFSMYANKEEMLESAKQNNTTLLKTEKNIAISELNMKITKAGFLPVIGVNGSYGWSKNNNNAASFLSVATNTGLTAGLTVSWNLFDGGSNITAAKNAKINIENQKLQQQNNILNIERDFNNAWDDYHNKYQIYLIQERNINTSKNNFDRTLEKFQIGQATSIEFRQAQLNLLNAELSRNQAKYETKFAELQLLQLSGELLNLKF; translated from the coding sequence ATGAACACTAAAATCATCATATTATTCTTTTTAAGTTTTATCAGTTTACAAGCTCAAGAAGTATTAACACAACAAAAAGCTATAGAACTTGCTTTAGAAAATAACTTTGGCGTTAAAATGGCCAATAATAATGTAGAGATTGAAAAAAATAATACAGACATCCTTAACTCTGATTATTTACCAACCATTACTGCTAATGGAGGGGCTGTAGCTAATTTAAACAATATTGATGCGGAATTTTCTAACGGTACCAGCACTAGTTTAACCAATGCTAAAAGTTCTAATTACAATGCCTCTATCAATTTAAACTACACCATTTTTGATGGTTTTGGAAGAGAATACAATTACAAACGTTTAAAAGAACAGTATAATTTATCTGAATTAGAAGCCAAAGAAACTATAGAAAACACACTTATAGAACTTTTTAGTGTTTATTACAGCGTGGCTCAATTAAAAGAAAATGTAAAGTCTTTAACAGAAACACTTGATATATCAAAAAAGAGATTATCAAGAACTGAGTATCAATTTGAATATGGACAAAACACAAAATTAGGCGTTTTAAATGCAGAGGTTGATATTAATAATGATAGCATTAATATTATTAACGCTATTCAACAATTAAAAAATGCAAAACGTAACCTAAATGTGATTATTGGAAATACTCTAAAAGAAGATTTTGACATAAATACAGATGTTGACTTTTCTATGTATGCTAACAAAGAAGAGATGTTGGAGAGCGCAAAACAAAACAACACTACTTTATTAAAAACAGAAAAAAACATAGCTATTAGTGAGTTAAACATGAAAATAACCAAAGCTGGATTTTTACCTGTAATTGGTGTAAATGGTAGTTACGGATGGAGTAAAAACAACAACAACGCGGCTTCATTTTTATCTGTGGCAACCAACACTGGATTAACTGCTGGCTTAACTGTATCGTGGAATTTATTTGATGGTGGTAGTAATATTACAGCTGCCAAAAACGCTAAAATCAATATAGAAAACCAAAAATTACAACAACAAAATAACATTCTTAATATAGAACGAGATTTTAACAATGCTTGGGATGATTATCACAATAAATATCAAATTTATTTGATACAAGAAAGAAACATTAACACCTCTAAAAACAATTTTGATAGAACTTTAGAGAAATTTCAAATTGGACAAGCTACTTCTATTGAATTTAGACAAGCTCAACTTAATTTGTTAAACGCTGAATTGAGTAGAAATCAGGCCAAATACGAAACTAAGTTTGCCGAATTACAATTGCTACAATTAAGTGGTGAATTGTTAAACCTAAAGTTTTAA
- a CDS encoding efflux RND transporter permease subunit, translated as MKKIISYFIKYHIAVNIFILAFALFGFIGMRSLKSSFFPLVDSKLISININYPGASPQEIEEGIVLQIEDNLKGLKGVDRVTSVSKENSGSISVEIEKGEDIDFMLLEVKNAVDRVPTFPSGMEPLVVSKNEEIRETISFALSGKDIPLATLKTLSRQVENDLRAIDGISQIAISGFPDEEIEIAVDELKLLAYNITFDDVSKAVSSSNILVTGGNIKTNAEEYLIRANNKSYYGKELSNTIVKADADGKVVRLKDVSIIRDRFSETPNATYFNQELAVNISITSTNNEDLLSSAEKVKEYIETYNEQHNNVNISIVRDMSVTLQQRTDLLTENAIVGMILVLVFLSLFLNTRLAFWVAFGLPISFLGMFIFASQFDVTINILSLFGMIIVIGILVDDGIVIAENIYQHYEKGKTPIQAAIDGTLEVIPPVVSAIITTLLAFSLFLFLDSRIGEFFGEVSVIVILTLVVSLVEALIILPAHLAHSKALKPDVAEENPSKVKQFFNKMRGINKIGDRLMSFLRDRIYSPILDWILKYKILSFSVFIGLLILTIGSIQGGIINVTLFPRVASDTAIIELEMPAGTNEKITDSIISLIEEKSFIVNKELTDKYLKGTGKQLFENTIVNINSSSSASLRINLLPGEERPDVIKSFMVTNRLEELVGPIVGTEKLIYGSGGNFGGSPVSVSLLSNNIEELKASKVELKKYLESNPLLKDIEDNDPQGIKEIRLELKNNAYLLGLDLNTVMTQIRAGFFGTQAQRFQRGQDEIKVWVRYDRTNRNSINDLDDMRIVTPNNERVTLKDIATYSIIRGDVAINHLEGQREIQVSADLKDPSTSNTEILDDIRTEFIPKIQSKYPTISASFEGQNREASKLSSSLNSAGTIILLLIYITIAFTFRSYSQPILLLILVPFSLTAVAWGHWILGFPVNILSLLGIIALIGIMVNDGLVLIGKFNSNLKEGMPFDLALSEAGKSRFRAIFLTSLTTIAGLAPLLLEKSRQAQFLKPMAISISFGIAYATILTLLALPLLLSFSNSIKKNVKWLATGKNVTKEEVERAIKEQIEENEH; from the coding sequence ATGAAAAAAATAATTAGTTATTTTATCAAATACCACATAGCAGTAAACATATTTATTCTTGCTTTTGCTTTATTTGGTTTTATAGGAATGCGCTCTTTAAAATCTTCCTTTTTTCCATTGGTAGATTCTAAATTAATTTCCATCAACATTAACTATCCTGGGGCCTCACCTCAAGAAATAGAAGAAGGTATTGTTTTACAAATAGAAGACAATTTAAAAGGACTTAAAGGTGTAGATAGAGTTACTTCGGTTTCTAAAGAAAATAGTGGAAGCATTAGTGTAGAAATTGAAAAAGGGGAAGATATAGATTTTATGCTTTTAGAAGTAAAAAATGCTGTAGATAGAGTTCCAACCTTTCCATCTGGAATGGAACCACTTGTGGTTTCTAAAAACGAAGAAATTAGAGAAACCATATCATTTGCTTTAAGCGGTAAAGATATTCCCTTGGCAACTTTAAAAACCTTATCTAGACAAGTAGAAAATGATTTAAGAGCTATTGATGGAATTTCGCAAATAGCCATTTCTGGTTTTCCTGATGAAGAAATTGAAATAGCCGTTGATGAACTAAAATTATTGGCTTACAACATTACTTTTGATGACGTTTCTAAAGCAGTGAGTTCTTCAAATATACTAGTTACTGGAGGAAATATTAAAACCAATGCCGAGGAGTATTTAATTAGAGCAAATAATAAATCTTATTACGGTAAAGAACTATCTAACACCATTGTTAAAGCGGATGCTGATGGAAAAGTTGTGAGATTAAAAGATGTTTCTATTATTAGAGATCGCTTTTCCGAAACTCCAAATGCTACATATTTTAATCAAGAATTAGCGGTAAATATTAGTATTACAAGTACTAACAATGAAGACTTACTCTCTTCCGCAGAAAAAGTAAAGGAATATATTGAAACATACAATGAACAGCATAACAATGTAAACATAAGCATTGTAAGAGATATGTCTGTTACTTTACAACAGCGTACAGATTTATTGACCGAAAACGCTATTGTGGGAATGATATTGGTATTGGTATTTTTATCATTATTCCTAAATACTCGTTTGGCTTTTTGGGTAGCATTTGGTCTTCCTATTTCTTTCTTAGGAATGTTTATTTTTGCTAGCCAGTTTGATGTAACCATCAATATTTTGTCACTATTCGGAATGATCATCGTTATTGGTATTTTGGTAGATGATGGAATTGTAATTGCCGAAAACATTTATCAACATTACGAAAAAGGAAAAACACCTATACAAGCTGCAATAGATGGAACTTTAGAGGTTATTCCTCCTGTAGTTTCTGCCATCATCACTACCCTATTAGCCTTTTCTCTATTCTTATTTTTAGATAGTAGAATTGGGGAGTTTTTTGGAGAAGTTTCCGTTATTGTAATTCTAACTTTAGTGGTTTCTTTGGTAGAGGCCTTAATTATTTTACCTGCTCACCTAGCACATTCTAAAGCTTTAAAGCCAGATGTAGCAGAAGAAAATCCATCAAAAGTTAAACAGTTTTTTAACAAAATGAGAGGGATTAACAAAATAGGTGACAGATTGATGTCTTTTTTAAGAGATCGTATTTACAGCCCTATTTTAGACTGGATTTTAAAATATAAAATTTTATCCTTTAGTGTTTTTATTGGTTTATTAATTCTTACAATTGGATCTATTCAAGGAGGAATTATTAACGTAACTCTTTTCCCAAGAGTGGCTAGTGATACTGCTATTATTGAATTAGAAATGCCTGCAGGAACCAATGAAAAAATCACCGACTCTATTATTTCTTTAATAGAAGAAAAATCTTTCATAGTAAATAAAGAATTAACAGATAAATACTTAAAAGGAACTGGAAAGCAATTATTTGAAAACACTATTGTCAACATCAATAGCAGTTCTAGTGCCAGCTTACGTATCAACCTTTTACCTGGAGAAGAAAGACCAGATGTGATTAAATCCTTTATGGTAACTAACAGATTAGAAGAATTAGTAGGCCCTATAGTGGGTACAGAAAAACTAATTTATGGTTCTGGAGGTAATTTTGGAGGAAGTCCTGTATCTGTTTCTTTATTAAGTAATAATATTGAAGAACTTAAAGCTTCTAAGGTTGAATTAAAAAAATATTTAGAATCTAACCCACTTTTAAAAGATATTGAAGACAACGATCCTCAGGGAATCAAAGAGATTCGTTTAGAATTAAAAAACAATGCTTATTTGTTAGGCTTGGATTTAAACACGGTAATGACTCAAATTAGAGCTGGATTTTTTGGTACTCAAGCGCAGCGTTTTCAGCGTGGACAAGATGAAATTAAAGTATGGGTTCGTTACGATAGAACAAACAGAAATTCTATCAACGATTTAGATGATATGAGAATTGTAACACCAAACAACGAACGTGTTACCTTAAAAGATATCGCTACTTATAGTATCATAAGAGGTGATGTTGCCATCAATCACTTAGAAGGACAAAGAGAAATACAAGTATCTGCAGATTTAAAAGATCCTAGTACTAGTAACACGGAAATTTTAGACGATATTAGAACAGAGTTTATTCCTAAAATACAATCTAAATATCCTACAATTAGTGCCTCTTTTGAAGGACAAAATAGAGAAGCTAGTAAACTTTCTAGTTCACTAAACAGTGCCGGAACCATCATTTTATTATTGATATATATTACCATCGCTTTTACTTTTAGAAGTTATAGCCAACCTATTTTACTACTTATTTTGGTTCCTTTTAGTTTAACTGCTGTTGCTTGGGGACATTGGATTTTAGGATTCCCAGTTAACATATTATCGCTATTAGGAATTATTGCATTGATTGGAATTATGGTAAATGATGGATTGGTTTTAATTGGTAAGTTTAATTCTAACTTAAAAGAAGGAATGCCTTTTGACCTTGCTTTATCCGAAGCAGGAAAATCAAGATTTAGAGCCATTTTCTTAACCTCTTTAACCACCATTGCAGGTTTAGCTCCTTTATTATTAGAAAAAAGTAGACAAGCACAGTTTTTAAAACCTATGGCCATTTCTATTTCTTTTGGTATTGCTTATGCCACCATTTTAACACTACTTGCCTTGCCTTTATTATTATCATTTAGCAACAGTATTAAGAAAAACGTTAAATGGTTAGCAACAGGTAAAAATGTTACAAAAGAAGAAGTAGAACGTGCTATTAAAGAACAAATCGAAGAAAATGAACACTAA